From Saccharothrix espanaensis DSM 44229, the proteins below share one genomic window:
- a CDS encoding DUF4231 domain-containing protein, which produces MTDADLPGFFHDAERVSDEGKRQTLLLSRLRLVSAIVAALGGALTWKLGSYNLWGFVSLAGFLLALFAEILLWVLHPEQKWNGGRAVAEGVKSLAWRFAVAGDPFPAPLPQAKHDLREKIGKVVEAHGRHLGLAGANPSSTGPMAELRAKSFEERKREYRETRVLRQKDWYARRANENEARTVLWRYLLIGGELVAVVLALLRAVDVWDVDISGVMAAAVAGGAAWLGLKQHQGLYMTYSAAASDLALLHEDLADVPEDGWAAAVADTEDAIGREHSAWLASRPSAA; this is translated from the coding sequence ATGACCGACGCGGACCTGCCTGGTTTCTTCCACGACGCGGAGCGGGTGTCGGACGAGGGAAAGCGGCAAACCCTGTTGCTGAGCCGATTACGACTGGTGAGCGCCATCGTCGCGGCCTTGGGCGGCGCGCTCACGTGGAAGCTCGGCTCCTACAACCTGTGGGGGTTCGTGTCGCTGGCCGGGTTCCTCCTGGCGCTGTTCGCCGAGATCCTGCTGTGGGTGCTGCACCCGGAGCAGAAGTGGAACGGGGGCCGCGCGGTCGCCGAGGGCGTCAAGTCCCTGGCGTGGCGGTTCGCCGTGGCGGGCGACCCGTTCCCGGCCCCGCTCCCGCAGGCGAAGCACGACCTGCGGGAGAAGATCGGCAAGGTGGTCGAGGCCCACGGCAGGCACCTCGGGCTGGCCGGCGCGAACCCGTCGAGCACCGGGCCGATGGCCGAACTGCGCGCCAAGTCGTTCGAGGAGCGCAAGCGGGAGTACCGCGAGACCCGCGTGCTCAGGCAGAAGGACTGGTACGCCCGCCGGGCGAACGAGAACGAGGCTCGCACGGTCCTCTGGCGGTACCTGCTGATCGGCGGCGAACTCGTCGCCGTCGTGCTGGCGCTGCTGCGCGCGGTGGACGTGTGGGACGTCGACATCTCCGGCGTGATGGCGGCGGCGGTGGCCGGCGGCGCGGCGTGGCTGGGCCTCAAGCAGCACCAGGGCCTGTACATGACGTACTCGGCGGCGGCCAGCGACCTGGCCCTGCTGCACGAAGACCTCGCCGACGTCCCCGAGGACGGCTGGGCGGCGGCGGTGGCGGACACCGAAGACGCCATCGGCCGTGAACACTCCGCCTGGCTCGCGTCCCGACCGAGCGCGGCATGA
- a CDS encoding putative glycoside hydrolase, with translation MSHGPTRAKRILVPLVAVVVLLLVAGTVTTIVHSRDVGLAVTDLADGTPITPTGVDRVAITTADPADLAQVSVQVDGRPVEVDRAGGRLRLAGLDLAEGAHTLSARAPNPLPWMPDETVERTFTVDATPPAVVVEPAEASSPRGPLTVRGTADGADTVRLGDREVPVRDGKFEASLDAVPTALRVRADDRAGNTVEHDVAIKVTHPGMRAVHLSATAWATPELRDPVLALAREHRIDTVQLDIKDESGEIGYDSQVPLARQVGANRNYYDARAALDQLHGMGLRVVGRVVAFRDPVLGRASWESGARDRVTQDTSGAAWSAHYGEYSFTNFANTEVRDYNIAIAKEAAQLGFDDILYDYVRRPDGPLGRMAFPGLATTPEQSIVDFLRDSRAAVRPLGAYLGASVFGIAAHSPGDVAQDIPGMSPHVDYVAPMVYPSHWGPGEYGVGNPNAQPYDIVRPSVANFVELTRGSGAVVIPWLQAFSLGHHYGPGEIQAQVAATRDAGAPSFLLWNAACAYGDSGLEPA, from the coding sequence GTGTCACATGGACCAACCAGGGCCAAGCGCATCCTGGTGCCGCTAGTCGCAGTCGTCGTCCTGTTGTTGGTGGCGGGCACCGTCACCACGATCGTGCACAGCCGCGATGTCGGGCTCGCCGTCACCGACCTCGCCGACGGCACACCGATCACGCCCACCGGCGTCGACCGGGTGGCCATCACCACGGCCGACCCCGCCGACCTCGCCCAGGTCTCGGTCCAGGTGGACGGGAGACCGGTCGAGGTGGACCGCGCCGGCGGCCGGCTGCGGCTGGCCGGCCTCGACCTGGCCGAAGGGGCGCACACGCTGTCCGCCCGCGCGCCCAACCCGCTGCCGTGGATGCCGGACGAGACCGTCGAACGGACCTTCACCGTCGACGCCACACCTCCCGCCGTGGTGGTCGAGCCCGCCGAGGCGAGTTCGCCGCGCGGCCCGCTGACCGTGCGCGGCACCGCCGACGGCGCGGACACGGTCCGGCTCGGCGACCGCGAGGTGCCGGTGCGCGACGGGAAGTTCGAGGCGTCCCTCGACGCCGTGCCGACCGCGCTGCGGGTGCGGGCCGACGACCGCGCCGGCAACACGGTGGAGCACGACGTCGCCATCAAGGTCACCCACCCGGGGATGCGCGCGGTGCACCTGAGCGCCACCGCGTGGGCGACCCCGGAGCTGCGCGACCCGGTGCTGGCGCTGGCCCGCGAGCACCGGATCGACACCGTGCAGCTCGACATCAAGGACGAGAGCGGCGAGATCGGGTACGACTCGCAGGTCCCGCTGGCCCGGCAGGTCGGCGCGAACCGGAACTACTACGACGCCCGCGCCGCGCTGGACCAGCTGCACGGCATGGGTTTGCGGGTGGTCGGGCGCGTGGTGGCGTTCCGCGACCCGGTGCTGGGTCGCGCGTCGTGGGAGTCCGGTGCCCGCGACCGGGTCACCCAGGACACCTCCGGCGCGGCCTGGTCGGCCCACTACGGCGAGTACTCCTTCACCAACTTCGCCAACACCGAGGTGCGCGACTACAACATCGCGATCGCCAAGGAGGCCGCGCAGCTGGGCTTCGACGACATCCTCTACGACTACGTGCGCCGGCCCGACGGCCCGCTCGGCCGGATGGCGTTCCCCGGCCTGGCCACCACCCCGGAGCAGTCCATCGTGGACTTCCTGCGGGACAGCCGCGCGGCGGTGCGCCCGCTCGGCGCGTACCTCGGCGCGTCGGTGTTCGGCATCGCCGCGCACAGCCCCGGTGACGTGGCGCAGGACATCCCGGGCATGTCGCCGCACGTCGACTACGTCGCCCCGATGGTCTACCCGTCGCACTGGGGTCCCGGCGAGTACGGGGTGGGCAACCCCAACGCCCAGCCGTACGACATCGTGCGCCCGTCGGTCGCGAACTTCGTGGAGCTGACCCGGGGCAGCGGCGCGGTCGTCATCCCGTGGCTCCAGGCGTTCTCGCTGGGCCACCACTACGGTCCGGGCGAGATCCAGGCCCAGGTCGCGGCGACCCGGGACGCGGGCGCGCCGTCGTTCCTGCTGTGGAACGCGGCGTGCGCGTACGGGGATTCGGGGCTGGAGCCCGCATGA
- a CDS encoding DUF3152 domain-containing protein — MRAVPVVYVTGLCLATTAVLVLEFGTAPRPAAVRWPVSGVPAVSEPAPPAPTGHVADLPEGLPFPQRGAGTWHVVPGTFGSAGTAYSVEVEDGTVPPRDEDNFAAVVDYALAHPRGWARTGEVFHRVDGGTEPDLRVRLTSQETARRLCGFELPYDVSCRIGSEVHVSAARWFRGAHTYRGELRSYRLYVVNHEVGHFLGRGHEPCPADGGPAPVMMQQTLSTANDELAAITSGVDQGVTITADGKACTANPWPTG, encoded by the coding sequence ATGAGAGCGGTGCCCGTCGTCTACGTGACCGGGTTGTGCCTCGCGACGACCGCGGTGCTGGTGCTGGAGTTCGGCACCGCACCGCGGCCGGCGGCGGTGCGGTGGCCGGTGTCCGGCGTGCCGGCGGTGTCCGAGCCGGCACCGCCCGCGCCGACCGGGCACGTCGCCGACCTGCCGGAGGGCCTGCCGTTCCCGCAGCGCGGCGCGGGAACGTGGCACGTCGTGCCCGGCACGTTCGGCAGCGCGGGCACCGCGTACTCGGTCGAGGTGGAGGACGGGACCGTGCCGCCACGCGACGAGGACAACTTCGCGGCCGTGGTGGACTACGCCCTCGCCCACCCGCGCGGGTGGGCGCGCACGGGCGAGGTGTTCCACCGCGTCGACGGCGGCACCGAGCCCGACCTGCGCGTCCGGCTCACCTCGCAGGAGACGGCCCGGCGGTTGTGCGGCTTCGAGCTGCCGTACGACGTCTCGTGCCGGATCGGCTCGGAGGTCCACGTCAGCGCCGCGCGGTGGTTCCGCGGCGCGCACACCTACCGGGGCGAGCTGCGCTCGTACCGGCTGTACGTGGTCAACCACGAGGTGGGCCACTTCCTCGGCCGCGGGCACGAACCGTGCCCGGCGGACGGCGGGCCCGCGCCGGTGATGATGCAGCAGACGTTGAGCACCGCCAACGACGAGCTGGCCGCGATCACCTCCGGCGTGGACCAGGGCGTGACGATCACCGCCGACGGCAAGGCGTGCACCGCGAACCCGTGGCCGACCGGCTGA
- a CDS encoding DUF4097 family beta strand repeat-containing protein: protein MRTFDTPTPISTVLDVPAGRVRFIAADRSDTAVEVLPADASKSRDVKVAEQTEVEYADGVLRIRSSVKNQLFGSSGAVEVTVQLPAGSRVEATAPGAELRGVGRLGDVVFEGSAGSIKLDEAASARLTTQAGDVSIGRLTGPAEISTAKGDIRIDEAVRGAVVLRTQAGDVSVGAAAGVSASLDAGTSHGRIHNSLKNADGVAALTIQATTAHGDIAARSL, encoded by the coding sequence ATGCGCACCTTCGACACCCCCACCCCGATCTCCACCGTCCTGGACGTCCCCGCCGGGCGCGTGCGGTTCATCGCCGCCGACCGCTCCGACACCGCCGTCGAGGTCCTGCCCGCCGACGCCTCGAAGAGCCGTGACGTGAAGGTCGCCGAGCAGACCGAGGTCGAGTACGCCGACGGCGTGCTGAGGATCCGGTCCTCGGTCAAGAACCAGCTCTTCGGCAGCTCCGGGGCCGTCGAGGTGACGGTCCAGCTGCCCGCCGGCTCCCGGGTCGAGGCCACCGCGCCCGGCGCGGAGCTGCGCGGCGTCGGCCGGCTCGGCGACGTCGTGTTCGAGGGCTCGGCCGGCTCGATCAAGCTGGACGAGGCCGCGAGCGCCCGGCTCACCACCCAGGCCGGTGACGTCTCGATCGGCCGCCTCACCGGTCCGGCCGAGATCAGCACCGCCAAGGGCGACATCCGGATCGACGAGGCCGTGCGCGGCGCGGTCGTCCTGCGCACCCAGGCGGGTGACGTGTCGGTCGGTGCCGCCGCCGGGGTCTCCGCGTCGCTGGACGCCGGCACCTCCCACGGCCGGATCCACAACTCGCTCAAGAACGCCGACGGCGTCGCGGCCCTGACCATCCAGGCGACCACCGCCCACGGCGACATCGCCGCCCGCAGCCTCTGA
- a CDS encoding tetratricopeptide repeat protein, with protein MEVVIEKDRQEAGPIHHTMFKEALQAPVYIADLTGANPNVYLELGVRWALRDNVTILVCQDPADVRFNVAPNRVVYYTGDMDEVATARDSIVTMIINGLTRKHVDSPVRHGYDLVTVTRAHLKVLDDKVAELEHSRGDDLLATAMDDQTPYPDRVRLLRQALDLNEARADVNGALGIELRDVAEDLVPAINHLDRATRLQPEAPKWWRELGIAQSRKGQLEAAVRSLSEAVRLDPADAGAHSSLGGAQRRPARATGDVAELRRARDSYRRAGEVKPDETYSLANLARLDVVPADDDAQRAAAVGAFRRLNPLATWLTEGKQATWPWLDRADILAFHGDTAAALDALRTGMGQFEPEKRPENARTAAEPLRDMVATGWLDDSIAGALRALIGEYEKYA; from the coding sequence GTGGAAGTCGTCATCGAGAAGGACCGGCAGGAAGCCGGCCCCATCCACCACACGATGTTCAAAGAAGCGCTGCAGGCCCCGGTCTACATCGCCGACCTCACCGGAGCGAACCCCAACGTGTACCTCGAACTGGGGGTCCGCTGGGCGCTGCGGGACAACGTGACGATCCTGGTGTGCCAGGACCCCGCCGACGTCAGGTTCAACGTCGCCCCGAACCGCGTGGTGTACTACACCGGCGACATGGACGAGGTCGCCACGGCGCGCGACAGCATCGTGACGATGATCATCAACGGCCTCACCCGCAAGCACGTCGACAGCCCGGTGCGCCACGGGTACGACCTGGTCACCGTCACCCGCGCCCACCTGAAGGTGCTCGACGACAAGGTCGCGGAACTCGAACACTCGCGTGGCGACGACCTGCTGGCGACCGCCATGGACGACCAGACCCCGTACCCGGACCGGGTCCGCCTGCTGCGCCAGGCACTCGACCTCAACGAGGCCCGCGCGGACGTGAACGGCGCGCTGGGCATCGAACTGCGCGACGTCGCCGAAGACCTGGTCCCCGCCATCAACCACCTCGATCGCGCGACCCGGCTGCAACCCGAGGCACCGAAGTGGTGGCGTGAGCTCGGCATCGCCCAGAGCCGCAAGGGCCAACTCGAAGCAGCGGTCAGGTCGCTGTCCGAAGCGGTTCGGCTGGATCCCGCGGACGCCGGCGCGCACTCGTCCCTCGGTGGTGCCCAACGGCGGCCGGCCCGCGCCACGGGGGACGTGGCCGAGCTGCGCCGGGCCCGGGACTCCTACCGCCGGGCCGGCGAGGTGAAGCCGGACGAGACCTACTCCTTGGCCAACCTGGCCCGCCTCGACGTGGTGCCGGCCGACGACGACGCCCAGCGCGCGGCGGCCGTGGGCGCGTTCCGCCGGCTCAACCCCTTGGCGACGTGGCTGACCGAGGGCAAACAGGCCACGTGGCCCTGGCTCGACCGCGCCGACATCCTGGCCTTCCACGGCGACACCGCCGCCGCTCTCGACGCGCTGCGCACGGGCATGGGCCAGTTCGAGCCGGAGAAGCGGCCGGAGAACGCGCGGACCGCGGCGGAACCGTTGCGGGACATGGTGGCCACGGGGTGGCTGGACGACTCGATCGCGGGGGCGTTGCGCGCGTTGATCGGGGAGTACGAGAAGTACGCCTGA
- a CDS encoding polysaccharide deacetylase family protein gives MVGTSFPRCCVRPAAATIRGVNDAPAPTRRSPLALALVAAVCCACGGQPAGETPEAAVQAAPAAETSPAETSPAAPSSAPPASTPPDPASIGANELGQVPVLMYHRLTAQPTSVYDRTPEGFRAELERLAGEGYVPVTAVEYATGRIDLPAGRHPVVLTFDDGDPTQFALGPDGGPAPGTAVAILLDVAARHPGFRPVASLYVNAAPFGTSDGAGVLPWLRDHDFEIGNHTQQHTNLSAAGDEQVQEAIASGLREIQAAVPGYPVTSLALPFGAVPGTASLALRGSSGGTSYEHSCVLLVGANPAPSPYADEFDPLNVPRIRSQDASGDEARYGSTTWLDHLAANPAIRYTSDGVPDRVSYPAAQGVRPAQRFADKAIAY, from the coding sequence ATGGTGGGTACTTCGTTCCCCCGGTGTTGCGTTCGCCCCGCAGCCGCCACCATTCGAGGTGTGAACGACGCACCCGCGCCCACCCGTCGGAGTCCGCTCGCCCTCGCGCTCGTCGCGGCCGTCTGCTGCGCGTGCGGCGGCCAGCCGGCCGGCGAGACACCGGAGGCCGCCGTGCAGGCCGCCCCGGCCGCCGAGACCTCCCCCGCCGAGACCTCCCCCGCCGCGCCCTCGTCCGCACCGCCCGCGTCGACGCCGCCGGACCCGGCGTCGATCGGTGCCAACGAACTGGGTCAGGTGCCGGTGCTGATGTACCACCGGCTGACCGCGCAGCCGACGTCGGTCTACGACCGCACGCCGGAGGGGTTCCGGGCCGAGTTGGAGCGGCTGGCCGGCGAGGGCTACGTCCCGGTGACCGCCGTCGAGTACGCCACCGGCCGGATCGACCTCCCGGCGGGACGTCATCCGGTGGTGTTGACCTTCGACGACGGCGACCCCACCCAGTTCGCCCTGGGGCCGGACGGCGGCCCGGCACCCGGCACGGCCGTCGCGATCCTGCTCGACGTCGCCGCCCGCCACCCCGGGTTCCGCCCGGTGGCCAGCCTGTACGTCAACGCGGCACCGTTCGGCACGTCGGACGGCGCGGGCGTGCTGCCCTGGCTGCGCGACCACGACTTCGAGATCGGCAACCACACGCAGCAGCACACGAACCTGTCGGCCGCCGGCGACGAGCAGGTGCAGGAGGCGATCGCGTCGGGCCTGCGCGAGATCCAGGCCGCCGTGCCGGGTTACCCGGTCACCAGCCTCGCCCTGCCGTTCGGTGCCGTGCCCGGGACGGCGTCACTCGCGCTGCGCGGGTCGTCCGGCGGCACGTCCTACGAGCACTCGTGCGTCCTGCTGGTGGGCGCGAACCCGGCACCGTCGCCTTACGCGGACGAGTTCGACCCGCTCAACGTGCCCCGCATCCGTTCCCAGGACGCGTCCGGCGACGAGGCGCGCTACGGCTCGACCACCTGGCTGGACCACCTGGCCGCGAACCCGGCGATTCGCTACACCTCCGACGGCGTGCCCGACCGCGTCTCGTACCCGGCGGCGCAGGGCGTGCGGCCGGCGCAGCGGTTCGCCGACAAGGCCATCGCCTACTGA
- a CDS encoding M14 family zinc carboxypeptidase, translated as MKVWVGLVSAALLLLGTNSAVAQRDTTPYFWQVPGASEHVLEEAGFDVEHGDGGAVQVVGDRRVADRLVALGYQPKKFDTVYKPVPPGRTGDVGVQTYYGGYRTVAEHHKHLTDVAAAYPALTQVHDIGDSWRKTRGQGGHDIKAICITKKQAGDCALNPDSTKPRFALIAQLHARELATGELAWRWIDHVTKGYGTDAEVTSILDTTELWVVPIVNPDGVDIVASGGNQPLMQRKNANNTGATCSAPSYGVDLNRNSSFKWGKAGTSRCGETYQGPAAASEPETKAVEAWFKQLFPDQRGPGDTEPAPVTTKGVMITVHSYGNLIMPPWGWTWNANPNASGLAALGRKMAAYNGYTVKAEGDTTGTTDDFTYGNLGIASYTFEIGSGSGTCGGFFPQYSCVDSLFWPKNKGAFLTAAKAAKAPYAG; from the coding sequence ATGAAGGTATGGGTAGGTCTTGTCTCGGCGGCGCTGTTGCTGCTCGGGACCAACTCCGCAGTCGCTCAACGGGACACCACTCCGTATTTCTGGCAGGTCCCGGGAGCCAGTGAGCACGTGCTCGAAGAGGCCGGCTTCGACGTCGAGCACGGCGACGGCGGTGCCGTCCAAGTGGTCGGCGACCGCCGGGTGGCCGACCGGCTGGTCGCGCTCGGCTACCAGCCGAAGAAGTTCGACACGGTGTACAAGCCGGTGCCGCCCGGCCGCACCGGGGACGTCGGCGTGCAGACGTACTACGGCGGCTACCGGACGGTGGCCGAGCACCACAAGCACCTGACCGACGTGGCGGCGGCGTACCCGGCGCTGACCCAGGTCCACGACATCGGTGACAGCTGGCGCAAGACGCGCGGCCAGGGCGGGCACGACATCAAGGCCATCTGCATCACCAAGAAGCAGGCCGGCGACTGCGCGCTGAACCCCGACTCGACCAAGCCGCGGTTCGCGTTGATCGCGCAGCTCCACGCGCGGGAACTGGCCACCGGCGAACTCGCGTGGCGGTGGATCGACCACGTCACCAAGGGGTACGGCACCGACGCCGAGGTGACGTCCATCCTGGACACCACCGAGCTGTGGGTGGTGCCGATCGTCAACCCCGACGGCGTCGACATCGTCGCGTCCGGCGGCAACCAGCCGCTGATGCAGCGCAAGAACGCCAACAACACCGGTGCCACGTGCTCCGCGCCGAGCTACGGCGTCGACCTCAACCGCAACTCCTCGTTCAAGTGGGGCAAGGCCGGCACCAGCCGGTGCGGCGAGACCTACCAGGGCCCCGCGGCCGCCTCGGAACCGGAGACCAAGGCCGTCGAGGCGTGGTTCAAGCAGCTGTTCCCCGACCAGCGCGGCCCCGGCGACACCGAGCCCGCACCGGTGACGACCAAGGGCGTCATGATCACCGTCCACAGCTACGGCAACCTGATCATGCCGCCGTGGGGCTGGACGTGGAACGCGAACCCGAACGCCTCGGGCCTCGCGGCGCTGGGCCGGAAGATGGCGGCGTACAACGGGTACACGGTGAAGGCGGAGGGTGACACGACCGGCACGACCGACGACTTCACCTACGGCAACCTCGGCATCGCCAGCTACACCTTCGAGATCGGCTCGGGCAGCGGCACCTGCGGCGGGTTCTTCCCGCAGTACTCGTGCGTCGACAGCCTGTTCTGGCCGAAGAACAAGGGAGCGTTCCTGACCGCGGCCAAGGCCGCGAAGGCGCCCTACGCGGGGTGA
- a CDS encoding DNA alkylation repair protein: MTGTTVAEVTAELAALEDPRIREVNEKHGDDHGVNLGKLRAVAKRLKTQQELAHLLWATGDTAARLLATLVCRPKAFEHDELDAMVREAGTPKVHDWLVNYVVKKSPHAEALRVAWSADPDPVVASAGWALTTERVAKKPEGLDLAGLLDVIEAGMKDAPDRLQWAMNHCLAQIGIDHAEHRARALDIGERLEVLKDYPTPPNCTSPFAPVWITEMVRRQENP, from the coding sequence TTGACGGGGACGACGGTGGCCGAGGTGACGGCCGAACTGGCCGCGCTGGAGGACCCGAGGATCCGCGAGGTGAACGAGAAGCACGGTGACGACCACGGGGTGAACCTCGGCAAGCTGCGCGCGGTCGCGAAGAGGCTCAAGACGCAGCAGGAACTCGCGCACCTGCTCTGGGCGACCGGCGACACCGCGGCGCGGCTGCTCGCGACCCTGGTCTGCCGCCCGAAGGCGTTCGAGCACGACGAGCTGGACGCCATGGTGCGCGAGGCCGGCACCCCCAAGGTGCACGACTGGCTGGTGAACTACGTCGTGAAGAAGAGCCCGCACGCCGAAGCGCTGCGCGTGGCGTGGTCCGCCGATCCGGACCCGGTGGTGGCGAGCGCGGGCTGGGCGCTGACCACCGAGCGCGTGGCGAAGAAGCCCGAGGGGCTCGACCTCGCCGGCCTGCTCGACGTCATCGAGGCCGGGATGAAGGACGCCCCGGACCGCCTCCAGTGGGCGATGAACCACTGCCTGGCCCAGATCGGCATCGACCACGCCGAGCACCGCGCCCGCGCGCTGGACATCGGCGAGCGCCTCGAAGTGCTCAAGGACTACCCCACTCCGCCGAACTGCACGTCCCCGTTCGCGCCCGTCTGGATCACCGAAATGGTGCGCCGACAGGAGAATCCCTGA
- a CDS encoding maleylpyruvate isomerase family mycothiol-dependent enzyme produces the protein MAKTLEFPALLRLIDERSVAFRAAVAAAPSLDAEVPTCPGWTLADLVRHLGEGRRRWAGIVAAGPADTRPDVADDAVVPEEREALLEWLAASTRQLLDALREAGPDRGCWTWWGDSQSPQTAGAVARHQLQEIAVHTYDAQLTAGTPQPLPVEVALDGVDEFLVTCCATTSAWPHAPAVVDYHATEGRSWRLRLSADGAHTTPGTGDAPADASATGTAGELVLALYGRNPVDALTLDGDRQVFDQLVAWDPSA, from the coding sequence GTGGCGAAGACTCTGGAGTTCCCTGCTCTCCTGCGGCTGATCGACGAGCGGTCGGTCGCGTTCCGGGCCGCCGTCGCCGCTGCTCCCAGCCTCGACGCGGAGGTGCCGACCTGCCCCGGGTGGACGTTGGCCGACCTGGTGCGGCACCTGGGCGAGGGGCGTCGCCGGTGGGCGGGCATCGTCGCCGCCGGGCCCGCCGACACCCGCCCGGACGTGGCAGACGACGCGGTCGTGCCCGAGGAGCGCGAGGCCCTGCTGGAGTGGCTGGCCGCGTCGACGCGGCAGCTGCTCGACGCGCTGCGCGAGGCCGGTCCGGATCGCGGGTGCTGGACGTGGTGGGGCGACTCGCAGTCGCCGCAGACCGCCGGTGCCGTCGCCCGGCACCAGCTCCAGGAGATCGCGGTGCACACCTACGACGCCCAGCTCACCGCCGGCACCCCGCAGCCGCTGCCGGTCGAGGTGGCGCTCGACGGCGTTGACGAGTTCCTGGTCACCTGCTGCGCGACGACGTCCGCCTGGCCGCACGCGCCCGCCGTTGTCGACTACCACGCCACCGAAGGCCGCTCCTGGCGTCTCCGGCTCTCCGCCGACGGCGCGCACACCACCCCGGGCACCGGCGACGCCCCAGCCGACGCCTCCGCCACCGGCACGGCCGGCGAGCTGGTCCTGGCCCTGTACGGCCGCAACCCCGTCGACGCCCTCACGCTCGACGGCGACCGGCAGGTGTTCGACCAGCTCGTGGCCTGGGACCCGAGCGCCTAG
- a CDS encoding MarR family transcriptional regulator — MPGGRLTQQERRQIALGLADGLAYAEIARGLDRPTSTVTREVLRNGGPAGYRADLAHRATERRAHRRGPTAPKGAQAPPPAHGRDAEAVREYEESFTTLLMQSGLPKMPARVLTCLYTTDAGSLTAAELVARLQVSPASISKSMAYLESQGLVRRERDDRRRERYLVDDDVWYQSMIAAARSNAQLAESARQGVGILGPGTPAATRLENIARFVDFVGESITRAAEQAREILYTKPGTPPDQD; from the coding sequence GTGCCGGGAGGCAGGCTCACCCAGCAGGAACGCCGGCAGATCGCGCTGGGCCTGGCCGACGGCCTCGCCTACGCCGAGATCGCCAGGGGGCTCGACCGCCCCACCTCGACCGTCACCCGCGAGGTGCTGCGCAACGGCGGCCCGGCCGGCTACCGCGCCGACCTGGCCCACCGCGCCACCGAACGCCGCGCCCACCGCCGGGGGCCGACCGCGCCGAAAGGCGCGCAGGCACCCCCACCCGCCCACGGGCGCGACGCCGAGGCCGTGCGCGAGTACGAGGAGTCGTTCACCACGCTGCTCATGCAGTCGGGCCTGCCCAAGATGCCGGCCCGCGTCCTGACCTGCCTCTACACCACCGACGCGGGCAGCCTCACCGCCGCCGAACTGGTCGCACGGCTTCAGGTCAGCCCGGCGTCGATCTCCAAGTCGATGGCGTACCTGGAGAGCCAGGGCCTGGTCCGCCGGGAGCGCGACGACCGCCGCCGCGAGCGCTACCTCGTCGACGACGACGTCTGGTACCAGTCGATGATCGCCGCCGCCCGGTCCAACGCGCAGTTGGCCGAGAGCGCGCGGCAGGGCGTCGGCATCCTCGGTCCCGGCACCCCGGCCGCCACCCGGCTGGAGAACATCGCCCGGTTCGTGGACTTCGTCGGCGAGAGCATCACCCGTGCCGCCGAACAGGCCCGCGAGATCCTCTACACGAAACCCGGGACACCCCCGGACCAGGACTGA